The following proteins come from a genomic window of Perognathus longimembris pacificus isolate PPM17 chromosome 12, ASM2315922v1, whole genome shotgun sequence:
- the Lrp12 gene encoding low-density lipoprotein receptor-related protein 12 isoform X1, with protein sequence MVMARRRSTKESPRWRSALLWLFCAGVYGNGALAEHSENVHISGVSTACGETPEQIRAPSGIITSPGWPSEYPAKINCSWLIRANPGEIITISFQDFDIQGSRRCSLDWLTIETYKNIESYRACGSTIPPPYISSQDHVWIRFHSDDSISRKGFRLAYFSGKSDEPNCACDQFRCGNGKCIPEAWKCNNMDECGDSSDEDICAKEANPPTAASFQPCAYNQFQCLSRFTKVYTCLPESLKCDGNIDCLDLGDEIDCDVPTCGQWLKYFYGTFNSPNYPDFYPPGSNCTWLIDTGDRRKVILRFTDFKLDGTGYGDYVKIYDGLEENPHKLLRVLTAFDSHAPLTVVSSSGQIRVHFCADKVNAARGFNATYQVDGFCLPWEIPCGGNWGCYTEQQRCDGYWHCPNGRDEINCTMCQKEEFPCSRNGVCYPRSDRCNYQNHCPNGSDEKNCFFCQPGNFHCKNNRCVFESWVCDSQDDCGDGSDEENCPVIVPTRVITAAVIGSLICGLLLVIALGCTCKLYSLRMFERRSFETQLSRVEAELLRREAPPSYGQLIAQGLIPPVEDFPVCSPNQASVLENLRLAVRSQLGFTSIRLPMSGRSSNIWNRIFNFARSRHSGSLALVSADGDEVVPSQNASREPERNAHRGLFSVESDDTDTESERRDTAGASGGIAAPLPQKVPPTTAVEAIVGAGGSSSTHSTRSSHTENGREATSVEPPSVSPARHQLSSALSRMTQGLRWVRFTLGRSSAASQNQSPLRQLDNGVNGREDDDDVEMLIPISDGASDIDVNDCSRPLLDLASDQGQGFRQPQSATNPGVRPSTHDGPCERCGIVHTAQIPDTCLEATLKNETSDDEALLLC encoded by the exons GAAATGGTGCACTTGCAGAACATTCTGAAAATGTGCATATTTCAGGAGTGTCAACAG CTTGTGGAGAGACCCCAGAACAAATTCGAGCACCAAGTGGAATAATCacaagtccaggctggccttctgAATATCCTGCCAAAATCAACTGTAGCTGGCTCATTAGGGCAAACCCAGGGGAAATTATTACTATAag TTTTCAGGACTTTGATATTCAAGGGTCTAGAAGATGCAGTTTGGACTGGTTAACCATagaaacatacaaaaatattgaAAGTTACAGAGCATGTGGTTCCACAATTCCACCTCCATATATCTCTTCACAAGACCATGTTTGGATCAGGTTCCATTCGGATGACAGCATCTCTAGAAAAGGCTTCAGACTGGCATATTTTTCAG GGAAATCTGATGAGCCCAACTGTGCTTGTGATCAGTTTCGTTGTGGTAATGGGAAGTGTATACCAGAAGCCTGGAAATGTAACAACATGGACGAATGTGGAGATAGCTCCGACGAAGACATCTGTGCCAAGGAGGCCAATCCTCCAACAGCTGCTTCTTTTCAGCCCTGCGCTTACAACCAGTTCCAGTGTCTGTCCCGGTTTACCAAAGTCTACACTTGTCTTCCTGAATCTTTAAAATGTGATGGAAACATTGACTGCCTTGACCTAGGGGATGAGATAGACTGTGATGTGCCAACTTGTGGACAGTGGTTAAAGTACTTTTATGGTACTTTTAATTCACCCAACTATCCAGACTTTTATCCTCCTGGAAGCAATTGTACCTGGTTAATAGACACGGGTGACCGTCGCAAAGTCATTTTACGCTTCACTGACTTTAAACTTGATGGTACAGGTTATGGTGACTATGTGAAAATCTATGATGGATTAGAGGAGAATCCACACAAGCTTTTACGTGTGTTGACAGCTTTTGATTCTCATGCTCCTCTTACAGTTGTTTCTTCTTCTGGACAGATAAGAGTCCATTTTTGTGCTGATAAAGTGAATGCTGCAAGAGGTTTTAATGCTACCTATCAAGTAGATGGCTTCTGTTTGCCCTGGGAAATACCCTGTGGAGGTAACTGGGGGTGTTACACTGAGCAGCAGCGATGCGATGGGTACTGGCATTGCCCAAATGGAAGGGATGAAATCAATTGTACCATGTGCCAAAAAGAGGAATTTCCATGTTCCCGAAATGGTGTCTGTTACCCTCGTTCTGATCGCTGCAACTACCAAAACCATTGCCCAAATGGCTCAGATGAGAAAAACTGCTTTTTTTGTCAGCCAGGaaattttcattgtaaaaatAATCGCTGTGTGTTTGAAAGTTGGGTGTGTGATTCTCAAGATGACTGTGGTGATGGCAGTGATGAGGAGAATTGCCCAGTTATTGTGCCTACCAGAGTCATAACTGCAGCCGTCATTGGAAGCCTTATCTGTGGCCTGCTGCTCGTCATCGCACTGGGATGCACTTGTAAGCTTTACTCCCTGAGAATGTTTGAACGAAG ATCATTTGAGACCCAGTTGTCAAGAGTGGAGGCAGAACTCTTACGAAGAGAAGCTCCTCCTTCCTATGGGCAGTTGATCGCTCAAGGTTTAATTCCACCTGTGGAAGATTTTCCCGTTTGTTCCCCTAATCAG GCTTCTGTTTTGGAAAACCTGCGGCTAGCTGTACGATCTCAGCTTGGATTTACTTCAATCAGGCTTCCTATGTCAGGCAGATCGAGCAATATCTGGAATCGTATTTTTAATTTCGCAAGATCACGTCATTCAGGGTCATTGGCTTTGGTCTCAGCAGATGGAGATGAGGTTGTCCCTAGTCAGAATGCCAGCAGAGAACCTGAAAGAAATGCTCACAGAGGTTTGTTTTCCGTGGAGTCTgatgacacagacacagaaagtgaGAGACGAGATACAGCAGGAGCTTCTGGTGGGATTGCAGCACCTTTGCCCCAAAAAGTCCCTCCCACAACAGCAGTGGAGGCGATCGTGGGAGCGGGTGGAAGTTCCTCAACTCACAGCACCCGAAGCAGTCACACGGAGAATGGAAGAGAAGCGACCAGTGTGGAACCCCCAAGTGTGAGCCCAGCACGACACCAGCTTTCCAGTGCTTTAAGTCGTATGACTCAGGGGCTACGTTGGGTGCGTTTTACATTAGGGAGATCGAGTGCCGCAAGTCAGAACCAGAGTCCTTTGAGACAACTTGATAATGGGGTAAATGGaagagaagatgatgatgatgtcgaAATGCTAATTCCGATCTCTGATGGAGCTTCAGACATTGATGTCAATGACTGCTCCAGACCTCTTCTTGATCTTGCCTCAGATCAAGGACAAGGCTTTAGGCAACCACAGAGTGCAACAAACCCTGGAGTAAGGCCAAGTACCCACGATGGCCCGTGTGAGCGCTGTGGTATCGTCCATACTGCCCAGATACCAGACACGTGCTTAGAAGCAACACTGAAAAATGAAACTAGTGATGACGAGGCTTTGTTACTTTGTTAG
- the Lrp12 gene encoding low-density lipoprotein receptor-related protein 12 isoform X2, translating to MVMARRRSTKESPRWRSALLWLFCAGVYACGETPEQIRAPSGIITSPGWPSEYPAKINCSWLIRANPGEIITISFQDFDIQGSRRCSLDWLTIETYKNIESYRACGSTIPPPYISSQDHVWIRFHSDDSISRKGFRLAYFSGKSDEPNCACDQFRCGNGKCIPEAWKCNNMDECGDSSDEDICAKEANPPTAASFQPCAYNQFQCLSRFTKVYTCLPESLKCDGNIDCLDLGDEIDCDVPTCGQWLKYFYGTFNSPNYPDFYPPGSNCTWLIDTGDRRKVILRFTDFKLDGTGYGDYVKIYDGLEENPHKLLRVLTAFDSHAPLTVVSSSGQIRVHFCADKVNAARGFNATYQVDGFCLPWEIPCGGNWGCYTEQQRCDGYWHCPNGRDEINCTMCQKEEFPCSRNGVCYPRSDRCNYQNHCPNGSDEKNCFFCQPGNFHCKNNRCVFESWVCDSQDDCGDGSDEENCPVIVPTRVITAAVIGSLICGLLLVIALGCTCKLYSLRMFERRSFETQLSRVEAELLRREAPPSYGQLIAQGLIPPVEDFPVCSPNQASVLENLRLAVRSQLGFTSIRLPMSGRSSNIWNRIFNFARSRHSGSLALVSADGDEVVPSQNASREPERNAHRGLFSVESDDTDTESERRDTAGASGGIAAPLPQKVPPTTAVEAIVGAGGSSSTHSTRSSHTENGREATSVEPPSVSPARHQLSSALSRMTQGLRWVRFTLGRSSAASQNQSPLRQLDNGVNGREDDDDVEMLIPISDGASDIDVNDCSRPLLDLASDQGQGFRQPQSATNPGVRPSTHDGPCERCGIVHTAQIPDTCLEATLKNETSDDEALLLC from the exons CTTGTGGAGAGACCCCAGAACAAATTCGAGCACCAAGTGGAATAATCacaagtccaggctggccttctgAATATCCTGCCAAAATCAACTGTAGCTGGCTCATTAGGGCAAACCCAGGGGAAATTATTACTATAag TTTTCAGGACTTTGATATTCAAGGGTCTAGAAGATGCAGTTTGGACTGGTTAACCATagaaacatacaaaaatattgaAAGTTACAGAGCATGTGGTTCCACAATTCCACCTCCATATATCTCTTCACAAGACCATGTTTGGATCAGGTTCCATTCGGATGACAGCATCTCTAGAAAAGGCTTCAGACTGGCATATTTTTCAG GGAAATCTGATGAGCCCAACTGTGCTTGTGATCAGTTTCGTTGTGGTAATGGGAAGTGTATACCAGAAGCCTGGAAATGTAACAACATGGACGAATGTGGAGATAGCTCCGACGAAGACATCTGTGCCAAGGAGGCCAATCCTCCAACAGCTGCTTCTTTTCAGCCCTGCGCTTACAACCAGTTCCAGTGTCTGTCCCGGTTTACCAAAGTCTACACTTGTCTTCCTGAATCTTTAAAATGTGATGGAAACATTGACTGCCTTGACCTAGGGGATGAGATAGACTGTGATGTGCCAACTTGTGGACAGTGGTTAAAGTACTTTTATGGTACTTTTAATTCACCCAACTATCCAGACTTTTATCCTCCTGGAAGCAATTGTACCTGGTTAATAGACACGGGTGACCGTCGCAAAGTCATTTTACGCTTCACTGACTTTAAACTTGATGGTACAGGTTATGGTGACTATGTGAAAATCTATGATGGATTAGAGGAGAATCCACACAAGCTTTTACGTGTGTTGACAGCTTTTGATTCTCATGCTCCTCTTACAGTTGTTTCTTCTTCTGGACAGATAAGAGTCCATTTTTGTGCTGATAAAGTGAATGCTGCAAGAGGTTTTAATGCTACCTATCAAGTAGATGGCTTCTGTTTGCCCTGGGAAATACCCTGTGGAGGTAACTGGGGGTGTTACACTGAGCAGCAGCGATGCGATGGGTACTGGCATTGCCCAAATGGAAGGGATGAAATCAATTGTACCATGTGCCAAAAAGAGGAATTTCCATGTTCCCGAAATGGTGTCTGTTACCCTCGTTCTGATCGCTGCAACTACCAAAACCATTGCCCAAATGGCTCAGATGAGAAAAACTGCTTTTTTTGTCAGCCAGGaaattttcattgtaaaaatAATCGCTGTGTGTTTGAAAGTTGGGTGTGTGATTCTCAAGATGACTGTGGTGATGGCAGTGATGAGGAGAATTGCCCAGTTATTGTGCCTACCAGAGTCATAACTGCAGCCGTCATTGGAAGCCTTATCTGTGGCCTGCTGCTCGTCATCGCACTGGGATGCACTTGTAAGCTTTACTCCCTGAGAATGTTTGAACGAAG ATCATTTGAGACCCAGTTGTCAAGAGTGGAGGCAGAACTCTTACGAAGAGAAGCTCCTCCTTCCTATGGGCAGTTGATCGCTCAAGGTTTAATTCCACCTGTGGAAGATTTTCCCGTTTGTTCCCCTAATCAG GCTTCTGTTTTGGAAAACCTGCGGCTAGCTGTACGATCTCAGCTTGGATTTACTTCAATCAGGCTTCCTATGTCAGGCAGATCGAGCAATATCTGGAATCGTATTTTTAATTTCGCAAGATCACGTCATTCAGGGTCATTGGCTTTGGTCTCAGCAGATGGAGATGAGGTTGTCCCTAGTCAGAATGCCAGCAGAGAACCTGAAAGAAATGCTCACAGAGGTTTGTTTTCCGTGGAGTCTgatgacacagacacagaaagtgaGAGACGAGATACAGCAGGAGCTTCTGGTGGGATTGCAGCACCTTTGCCCCAAAAAGTCCCTCCCACAACAGCAGTGGAGGCGATCGTGGGAGCGGGTGGAAGTTCCTCAACTCACAGCACCCGAAGCAGTCACACGGAGAATGGAAGAGAAGCGACCAGTGTGGAACCCCCAAGTGTGAGCCCAGCACGACACCAGCTTTCCAGTGCTTTAAGTCGTATGACTCAGGGGCTACGTTGGGTGCGTTTTACATTAGGGAGATCGAGTGCCGCAAGTCAGAACCAGAGTCCTTTGAGACAACTTGATAATGGGGTAAATGGaagagaagatgatgatgatgtcgaAATGCTAATTCCGATCTCTGATGGAGCTTCAGACATTGATGTCAATGACTGCTCCAGACCTCTTCTTGATCTTGCCTCAGATCAAGGACAAGGCTTTAGGCAACCACAGAGTGCAACAAACCCTGGAGTAAGGCCAAGTACCCACGATGGCCCGTGTGAGCGCTGTGGTATCGTCCATACTGCCCAGATACCAGACACGTGCTTAGAAGCAACACTGAAAAATGAAACTAGTGATGACGAGGCTTTGTTACTTTGTTAG